The Chanos chanos chromosome 6, fChaCha1.1, whole genome shotgun sequence genome includes a region encoding these proteins:
- the arf3b gene encoding ADP-ribosylation factor 3b isoform X2 → MGNIFGNLLKSLIGKKEMRILMVGLDAAGKTTILYKLKLGEIVTTIPTIGFNVETVEYKNISFTVWDVGGQDKIRPLWRHYFQNTQGLIFVVDSNDRERVNEAREELMRMLAEDELRDAVLLVFANKQDLPNAMNAAEITDKLGLHSLRHRNWYIQATCATSGDGLYEGLDWLANQLKNKK, encoded by the exons ATGGGCAATATTTTTGGCAACCTGCTGAAGAGCCTGATTGGAAAGAAGGAAATGAGGATTCTGATGGTGGGCCTGGACGCGGCAGGGAAGACCACCATCCTCTACAAACTCAAACTGGGAGAAATTGTCACCACCATCCCCACCATTG GATTTAACGTGGAGACGGTTGAGTATAAAAATATCAGCTTCACTGTCTGGGATGTCGGTGGCCAGGACAAAATCAGACCTCTGTGGAGACACTactttcaaaacacacagg GCCTGATCTTTGTGGTGGACAGTAATGATcgggagagagtgaatgaagcTCGGGAGGAACTTATGCGCATGCTGGCCGAAGATGAGCTGCGTGATGCAGTGCTTCTCGTTTTTGCCAACAAACAg GACCTGCCTAATGCCATGAATGCTGCCGAGATCACAGACAAGCTCGGCCTGCACTCCCTGCGTCACCGCAACTGGTACATTCAGGCCACCTGCGCAACCAGTGGGGACGGCCTGTACGAGGGGCTTGACTGGCTGGCCAATCAGCTTAAGAATAAGAAGTGA
- the arf3b gene encoding ADP-ribosylation factor 3b isoform X1 — translation MGNIFGNLLKSLIGKKEMRILMVGLDAAGKTTILYKLKLGEIVTTIPTIGFNVETVEYKNISFTVWDVGGQDKIRPLWRHYFQNTQGLIFVVDSNDRERVNEAREELMRMLAEDELRDAVLLVFANKQVSFSLYLSILFIDLPNAMNAAEITDKLGLHSLRHRNWYIQATCATSGDGLYEGLDWLANQLKNKK, via the exons ATGGGCAATATTTTTGGCAACCTGCTGAAGAGCCTGATTGGAAAGAAGGAAATGAGGATTCTGATGGTGGGCCTGGACGCGGCAGGGAAGACCACCATCCTCTACAAACTCAAACTGGGAGAAATTGTCACCACCATCCCCACCATTG GATTTAACGTGGAGACGGTTGAGTATAAAAATATCAGCTTCACTGTCTGGGATGTCGGTGGCCAGGACAAAATCAGACCTCTGTGGAGACACTactttcaaaacacacagg GCCTGATCTTTGTGGTGGACAGTAATGATcgggagagagtgaatgaagcTCGGGAGGAACTTATGCGCATGCTGGCCGAAGATGAGCTGCGTGATGCAGTGCTTCTCGTTTTTGCCAACAAACAggtatccttctctctctatctctctattcTATTTATA GACCTGCCTAATGCCATGAATGCTGCCGAGATCACAGACAAGCTCGGCCTGCACTCCCTGCGTCACCGCAACTGGTACATTCAGGCCACCTGCGCAACCAGTGGGGACGGCCTGTACGAGGGGCTTGACTGGCTGGCCAATCAGCTTAAGAATAAGAAGTGA
- the fkbp11 gene encoding peptidyl-prolyl cis-trans isomerase FKBP11, whose translation MNLKVMKIGIGIAIAVLLFTVWLYAAAEDDETADAVEELVIETLVMPESCTLKSQMGDTLQIHYTGRLLDGKVIDSSLSRDALVVELGKRNVISGLEQSLVGVCQGQKIKATIPSHLAYGKRGYPPTIPEDAALVFEVEVLSVTQPTPWQKLVNDIFPLVCLALVPTLLGLVGLYLYNKAQAQAHSKRKAKDKKSKKK comes from the exons atgaaTTTGAAAGTAATGAAGATTGGAATTGGGATAGCCATCGCTGTATTGTTGTTTACCGTGTGGTTGTATGCTGCAGCAGAAGACGACGAGACGGCCGATGCGGTGGAGGAGTTAGTGATAGAAACCTTG GTGATGCCGGAGTCGTGTACTCTGAAGTCACAGATGGGAGACACGCTTCAGATCCATTACACA GGGAGGCTTCTGGATGGGAAGGTTATTGACTCCTCCCTGTCTCGGGATGCTCTGGTGGTAGAGCTGGGGAAAAGGAATGTCATTTCAG GTCTAGAGCAGAGCTTGGTTGGAGTATGCCAGGG ACAAAAAATCAAGGCCACCATTCCATCACATCTAGCATATGGAAAAAGAGGATACCCACCAACCATCCCAG aggaTGCTGCTCTGGTTTTTGAAGTGGAGGTGCTGTCCGTGACCCAGCCGACGCCCTGGCAGAAGCTGGTTAATGACATATTCCCATTGGTGTGTTTAGCCTTAGTACCCACCCTGCTGGGTTTGGTGGGCCTGTACCTCTATAATAAAGCCCAGGCTCAGGCCCACAGCAAGAGGAAGGCCAAAGACAAGAAGAGTAAGAAAAagtga
- the drc2 gene encoding dynein regulatory complex subunit 2 yields the protein MPKKGTKKGGGKQAGLTEEERLLNMQQKAKAEEEMAKRKEDMLTQFLKDKLQKEERNSRVNLYKLREKWRALLRQGRAADLRSDIAVLSQNFERVLDSKNSVIQCLVSDLNEADEQSAQAWRSHLQCLDQLLELQRSRLSALEMQWNSSVEELSSEYSTERQQILAVYQQQRAYLENVNLAMEEQYCEMEDKARQDYLSTHAEIKNKSIEEKHTLRIQLEGKVEHIFSQHQQLQQNYTETSGDRRVAFEALRARDKHCTQEIDRQTRRLQKMQDSISALRSQLSASQKESESVSRGLRGARDEVAHKTRLLKDQLSSAQTINRKLLTTLIVQSDAAAKKLQGIIAKGEKLLRLSEMCRKLETEREKVLPFSSSSLSSEEQSEIRASAEEPLSVELAKALLDFSDLERFWQRYVKVRMERLILGREKAVLSEENKHLRMQLRQYLDGISVNDKSLYSQSSLLVVSRPKLEPPTTTSAHRAETQPQCENTHAYTNTTLGFK from the exons ATGCCGAAGAAAGGCACGAAGAAAGGTGGGGGCAAACAGGCAGGCTTGACGGAGGAGGAGAGACTCCTGAACATGCAGCAGAAAGCAAAAGCAGAGGAGGAAATGGCCAAACGAAAAGAGGACATGCTAACTCAGTTCCTGAag GACAAGCTACAGAAGGAGGAGCGGAACAGTCGGGTGAATCTGTACAAACTGAGGGAGAAGTGGCGTGCCTTGCTAAGGCAGGGGCGTGCGGCAGACCTCCGCTCTGACATTGCTGTGCTCAGCCAAAACTTCGAGAGGGTCCTCGACAGCAAGAACAGTGTGATACAG tGTCTGGTAAGTGATCTGAATGAAGCAGATGAACAGTCAGCCCAAGCATGGAGATCTCACTTGCAGTGTCTGGACCAACTGCTGGAGCTGCAGAGGAGCAGGCTCTCTGCTCTGGAAATGCAGTGGAACTCCAGCGTGGAGGAGCTCAGCTCTGAATACAGCACTGagag GCAGCAGATTTTGGCTGTGTACCAGCAGCAGCGTGCATACCTGGAGAACGTAAACCTTGCCATGGAGGAGCAGTACTGCGAGATGGAAGACAAGGCCAGGCAGGACTACCTGAGCACTCATGCTGAAATCAAAAACAAG AGTATAGAGGAGAAGCACACCTTGCGAATCCAGTTGGAAGGGAAGGTTGAGCACATATTCTCTCAGCaccagcagctgcagcagaacTACACTGAGACTTCAGGGGACCGTCGTGTCGCCTTTGAGGCACTGCGAGCCCGAGACAAGCACTGCACGCAGGAGATTGACAGGCAAACGAGACGGCTACAGAAAATGCAG GATTCCATCAGTGCTCTGCGGTCACAGCTCAGTGCGAGTCAGAAggagagtgagtcagtgagccGAGGCCTCCGTGGTGCTCGTGACGAGGTGGCACACAAAACCCGTCTGCTCAAAGACCAACTCAGCTCAGCGCAGACCATCAACAGAAAACTGCTGACCACCCTTATAGTGCAGAGCGATGCTGCTGCAAAGAAACTGCAAGGCATTATAGCCAAG gGAGAAAAGCTGCTTCGTCTTAGTGAAATGTGCCGcaagctggagacagagagagagaaagtgctgcCATTCAGCTCCTCCTCATTAAGCTCTGAAGAACAGTCTGAAATAAGAGCCTCTGCAGAGGAGCCTCTGTCTGTGGAGCTAGCTAAG GCCCTGCTGGATTTCTCTGATCTGGAGCGGTTCTGGCAACGTTACGTTAAGGTTCGGATGGAGCGGCTAATCCTGGGGCGTGAGAAGGCAGTTCTGTCAGAGGAGAACAAGCACCTGCGTATGCAGCTCAGACAGTATCTAGATGGGATTTCAGTTAATGACAAAAGCCTGTACAGTCAGAGCTCTTTGCTTGTGGTATCTCGTCCCAAACTGGAGCCCCCCACCACAACCAGcgcacacagagcagagacacagcCTCAGTGCGAaaacacgcatgcatacaccaACACCACCCTGGGCTTTAAGTGA